The following are encoded in a window of Amaranthus tricolor cultivar Red isolate AtriRed21 chromosome 2, ASM2621246v1, whole genome shotgun sequence genomic DNA:
- the LOC130805336 gene encoding histone-lysine N-methyltransferase ASHH3-like isoform X3, translating to MRLTSAERNGVGNVFNKLIKQLGNPVEFRLPDWINKRQTAPYVFIKRISQDSSRALYKSLMHCLDNNLRGKGMKDIYVTKKLKRRHEDDGIFCSCNQSPGSNTSCGRDCHCGMLLSSCSSNCKCGTGCVNKPFQQRPVKKMKLVQTEKCGSGIVADEDIKRGEFVIEYVGEVIDDKTCEERLWKMKHSGETNFYLCEVNRDMVIDATEKGNKSRYINHSCCPNTEMQKWSVDGETRIGIFATRDIKKGEHLTYDYQFVQFGADQDCHCGASGCRRKLGVKPNKKMPSSDAALKLVARQVAESSSKVKAILLRKNARKLRHSISKNLIFAVQFANILQVFIANILAVQFISKFGFEIIIDLECFK from the exons ATGCGGTTAACG TCTGCAGAGAGGAATGGGGTTGGAAATGTATTCAACAAGTTGATAAAGCAATTGGGCAATCCTGTGGAGTTTAGACTTCCTGATTGGATAAATAAACGCCAGACGGCTCCTTATGTTTTTATCAAACGCA TTAGCCAAGATAGTTCAAGAGCTTTATACAAATCACTAATgcattgtttggataacaatttaAGAGGGAAAGGAATGAAAG ATATATACGTTACTAAGAAGCTTAAGAGGCGTCATGAGGATGATGGCATCTTTTGCTCGTGCAATCAGTCTCCAGGATCTAATACTTCCTGTGGTAGAGACTGCCACTGTGG GATGCTACTTTCTTCCTGTTCATCAAACTGTAAATGTGGAACTGGTTGTGTTAACAAACCATTTCAGCAGCGTCCTGTGAAAAAGATGAAACTAGTGCAG ACTGAAAAATGTGGATCAGGAATTGTGGCTGATGAAGATATTAAGCGAGGGGAATTTGTCATAGAATATGTAGGAGAAG TTATTGATGATAAAACTTGCGAAGAGAGGTTATGGAAAATGAAGCATAGTGGTGAAACAAATTTTTATCTCTGTGAGGTCAACCGGGATATGGTTATTGACGCCACAGAAAAGGGGAACAAATCCAGATATATCAATCACAGTTGCTGTCCCAACACGGAAATGCAGAAATG GAGCGTGGATGGAGAAACAAGGATTGGTATATTTGCCACACGTGACATCAAAAAGGGCGAGCATCTGACATATGATTACCA GTTTGTTCAATTTGGTGCAGATCAAGATTGTCATTGTGGTGCTTCTGGCTGTAGACGCAAACTTGGTGTCAAACCTAATAAGAAGATGCCTTCATCTGATGCTGCGTTGAAACTTGTCGCACGCCAGGTAGCAGAATCATCTTCCAAAGTGAAAGCAATATTATTGCGAAAAAAT GCTCGGAAATTGCGTCACTCGATCtcaaaaaacttaattttcgcTGTACAATTTGCTAATATTTTGCAGGTTTTTATTGCTAATATTTTGGCTGTACAGTTTATTTCTAAGTttggttttgaaattattattgatttagaATGTTTTAAGTAA
- the LOC130805337 gene encoding cysteine protease ATG4 translates to MKNLFERTGTDKSSSSTSSSSIFPKFKHDHKLSSSPRASSFLSGIFVSTFSVFESRAEEGVNSNSNSPKKGIITNAKISCTGSNGWAAAVKRVMASGSIRRIKENMFGFCKSSVISSTSNIWMLGVCYKLDDAIGGDPVTSNGFAAFVEDFSSRILMTYRKGFDPIGDSKYTSDVNWGCMLRSSQMLFAQALIVHRFGRSWRKNVNKQVEQGYLEILHEFGDFEESAFSINKLLEAGEGYGLAAGSWVGPYAMCRAWETLVRAEKVKINKLLPMAVYIVSGDEDGERGGAPVVCIEDVYSCCHEHSGGAADWMPILLLVPLVLGLDKLNPRYVPLLGATFTFPQSLGILGGKPGVSTYIVGVQDENAFYLDPHEVQPVVNIMKDQAEVDTSSFHSNVIRQIHLESIDPSLAIGFYCRDKDDFDDFCSRASSLANESNGAPLFTVTKSRNTPRTSNQCGIDETREDDSYDIVHSSNDDTHEDEWQLL, encoded by the exons ATGAAGAACTTGTTTGAGAGAACTGGTACTGATAAATCGTCGTCTAGTACTAGTTCCTCTTCAATTTTCCCTAAATTTAAACACGATCacaaattatcatcatcacctaGGGCTTCTTCGTTTTTGTCTGGGATTTTTGTATCAACATTCTCAGTTTTTGAATCTCGTGCTGAGGAAGGAGTAAATTCGAATTCGAATTCTCCGAAAAAGGGAATTATAACTAACGCCAAAATTAGTTGTACTGGTAGTAATGGGTGGGCAGCTGCCGTAAAAAGAGTTATGGCAAGCGGGTCAATAAGAAGGATTAAAGAGAATATGTTCGGGTTTTGTAAGTCGAGTGTTATTTCCTCAACAAGTAACATTTGGATGTTGGGGGTTTGTTATAAACTCGATGATGCTATTGGCGGTGATCCTGTTACTAGCAATGGTTTTGCTGCGTTTGTTGAGGACTTCTCCTCGAGGATTTTGATGACATATAGGAAAG GGTTTGATCCTATTGGGGATTCAAAGTATACTAGCGATGTTAATTGGGGATGCATGCTTCGGAGCAGTCAGATGCTTTTCGCACAA GCATTGATTGTTCATCGATTTGGGAGATCTTGGAGGAAAAATGTGAATAAG CAAGTTGAACAAGGGTACCTTGAAATCCTACACGAATTTGGTGATTTTGAAGAATCAGCTTTTTCAATCAATAAGCTTCTAGAAGCTGGGGAGGGTTATGGTCTAGCTGCTGGGTCATGGGTTGGCCCTTATGCCATGTGTCGTGCTTGGGAAACTCTAGTTCGTGCTGAGAAAgtgaaaatcaataaattactaCCAATGGCTGTCTATATTGTCTCTGGTGATGAAGATGGTGAACGTGGTGGAGCACCTGTTGTTTGCATAGAAGATGTATATAGTTGCTGTCATGAGCATTCAGGTGGTGCAGCTGATTGGATGCCAATTCTTTTGCTGGTCCCTCTAGTTCTTGGGCTTGATAAGCTTAACCCCAG GTATGTTCCTCTACTGGGGGCTACATTTACATTTCCCCAGAGCCTTGGCATCTTAGGCGGGAAGCCTGGTGTTTCAACTTACATCGTTGGTGTGCAAGATGAAAATGCATTCTACTTGGATCCACATGAAGTTCAACCG GTGGTTAATATTATGAAGGACCAGGCAGAGGTAGATACTTCGTCATTCCATAGCAA TGTGATCCGGCAAATTCATTTGGAGTCTATTGATCCTTCATTGGCAATTGGATTTTATTGCAGAGACAAAG atgattttgatgatttttgttCACGAGCTTCATCGTTAGCCAATGAATCAAATGGTGCTCCACTATTTACTGTAACTAAGAGCCGTAACACTCCTAGGACATCAAACCAGTGTGGTATTGATGAAACCCGAGAAGATGATTCTTATGACATAGTGCATTCAAGTAATGATGATACGCACGAGGATGAATGGCAACTTCTCTGA
- the LOC130805338 gene encoding putative tRNA (cytidine(32)/guanosine(34)-2'-O)-methyltransferase, with amino-acid sequence MGKASRDKRDIYYRKAKEEGWRARSAFKLLQIDEEFNIFEGVKRVVDLCAAPGSWSQVLSRKLYLPAKLSPDARDIDLPLIVAVDLQPMAPIEGVIEVQGDITNARTAEVVIRHFDGCKADLVVCDGAPDVTGLHDMDEFVQSQLILAGLTIVTHILRKGGKFIAKIFRGKDTSLLYCQLKLFFPKVTFAKPKSSRNSSIEAFVVCEGYSTPEGFSEKDLYRLLKEVGSPSGADDLDCSSAWLEGPNKIYIPFLACGDLSGYDSDRSYPLPQVAEGAYKSLDPVQPPIAPPYKRALELKKAANQGVRQL; translated from the exons GATATTTACTACAGAAAAGCAAAAGAAGAGGGATGGAGAGCTCGAAGTGCATTTAAGCTCCTCCAAATTGATGAGGAATTCAATATATTTGAAG GGGTGAAGAGGGTGGTGGATCTTTGTGCAGCACCTGGTAGCTGGAGTCAG GTTTTGAGTCGGAAGTTATATCTCCCTGCAAAGCTTTCACCTGATGCTAG GGATATTGATCTTCCCCTTATAGTGGCTGTCGATTTGCAGCCAATGGCTCCAATAGAAGGAGTCATTGAAGTTCAGGGTGACATCACGAATGCTAGAACAGCTGAAGTG gtCATTCGGCATTTTGATGGATGTAAGGCTGACTTGGTCGTTTGTGATGGTGCACCTGATG TTACTGGACTTCATGATATGGATGAGTTTGTTCAATCTCAGCTCATACTGGCA GGTTTGACTATTGTTACTCACATATTGAGGAAAGGAGGGAAATTTATTGCAAAGATATTCCGTGGAAAAGACACAAGTCTCCTGTATTGCCAG CTAAAACTTTTCTTCCCTAAAGTGACATTTGCAAAACCAAAAAGCAGCCGTAACTCTAGTATCG AGGCATTTGTAGTTTGTGAGGGTTACTCTACTCCTGAAGGGTTCAGTGAGAAGGATTTATATCGTCTTCTGAAGGAGGTTGGTAGTCCCTCTGGAGCAGATGATTTGG ACTGCAGCAGTGCATGGTTAGAAGgaccaaataaaatatatattccaTTTTTGGCTTGTGGAGATCTTAGTGGATATGACTCGGATCGATCGTACCCCTTACCCCAAGTTGCTGAAGGGGCTTACAAGAGCTTGGACCCTGTGCAACCTCCCATTGCTCCTCCTTATAAAAGGGCACTGGAGCTCAAGAAAGCTGCAAATCAAGGCGTTCGACAACTTTAA